One segment of Candidatus Nitrospira nitrificans DNA contains the following:
- a CDS encoding response regulator, protein MTGYGKRVLIAEDEQDQRTWLGVVLESAGYSVHVACNGRHALEEMKRRRFDAVVTDDRMPHIDGFQLLLLGRLVWPETPMILLSSEDATLSDMVEQGEARRCLRKPYDAGDLLKVIETAIETGGERRSHTSGSMALSLR, encoded by the coding sequence ATGACCGGGTATGGGAAACGAGTGTTGATTGCCGAAGACGAGCAGGATCAGCGAACCTGGCTGGGCGTGGTTCTAGAGAGTGCGGGATACAGCGTTCATGTGGCCTGTAATGGACGCCACGCATTGGAAGAAATGAAACGTCGTCGGTTCGATGCCGTGGTGACTGATGATCGCATGCCCCATATCGATGGATTTCAACTCCTTTTGCTCGGGCGGCTGGTTTGGCCGGAGACGCCGATGATTCTGTTATCGAGCGAGGATGCAACGTTGTCCGACATGGTCGAACAAGGAGAAGCGCGCCGTTGTCTCCGTAAACCGTACGATGCCGGCGACTTATTGAAAGTGATAGAAACCGCCATTGAAACAGGAGGCGAAAGGCGATCGCACACGTCGGGATCTATGGCGTTGTCTCTACGATGA
- a CDS encoding sigma-54-dependent transcriptional regulator: protein MSLNGLPSILVVDDDQRNREMLAEALSQAGFGVDIASDGLEAVSKAGAVTYDAVLSDIRMVPFSGLDLLDSLHKTMPEMPIVLLTAFGSVDTAIQAMKQGAFDYIAKPVNLDELVLTMKRAVEHRRLIDDNRTLQRAFCERPRAASLIGQCKKMVEVFKLVGKVSRSRTAVLIQGESGTGKELIARAIHDNSPRAAHRFVAINCSAIPDSLLESELFGHTKGSFTGAHAMRRGLLEEASGGTFFLDEVGDLSPAGQAKLLRVLQEGEIRRIGSNESVRVDLRIIAASRRNLPELTASGRFREDLLYRLNTVTVLLPPLRERPEDIPLLAEFFLARYGDQKEIPVTSFSSTAMHALVQYFWPGNVRELEHVVERAVALASHAILSIDDLPPEVLHKNGRSSDPMNISPGTLKALQRDQVLKMLESAHGNKERTARLLGISRRTLYRLLERYNLGKTQAWTETNTSDHNGS, encoded by the coding sequence ATGTCACTAAATGGCCTGCCTTCAATCCTCGTCGTGGATGACGACCAGCGGAATCGGGAGATGTTGGCCGAGGCCTTAAGCCAAGCCGGCTTTGGGGTGGACATCGCCTCTGACGGCCTGGAGGCCGTGAGCAAGGCCGGCGCGGTCACCTATGACGCCGTATTGAGCGACATCCGCATGGTGCCGTTTTCAGGATTAGACCTTTTAGACTCGCTTCACAAAACCATGCCGGAGATGCCCATTGTGCTCTTGACCGCATTCGGTTCCGTCGACACTGCGATCCAAGCCATGAAACAAGGAGCGTTCGATTATATCGCCAAGCCCGTGAATCTCGACGAACTTGTCCTCACGATGAAACGAGCCGTCGAACACCGGCGCCTGATCGACGACAATCGCACGCTTCAGCGCGCATTCTGCGAACGGCCACGAGCGGCATCTCTGATCGGACAATGTAAGAAGATGGTGGAGGTCTTCAAACTCGTCGGGAAGGTCTCTCGCAGTCGGACAGCGGTATTGATCCAAGGCGAGAGCGGCACCGGCAAGGAATTGATCGCCCGCGCCATTCACGACAACAGCCCGCGCGCGGCTCACCGGTTCGTGGCCATCAACTGTAGCGCCATCCCGGATTCTCTGCTCGAAAGCGAACTGTTCGGCCACACCAAGGGCTCGTTTACCGGCGCCCATGCCATGCGGCGCGGCCTGCTCGAAGAAGCAAGCGGCGGCACATTCTTTTTGGATGAAGTCGGGGATCTCTCACCGGCGGGACAGGCTAAACTTTTGCGTGTCCTTCAAGAAGGAGAAATCCGAAGAATCGGAAGCAATGAGTCGGTGCGGGTCGATTTGAGGATTATTGCGGCCTCCCGTCGGAACCTACCCGAATTGACCGCCTCCGGCCGGTTTCGTGAAGATTTGCTCTACCGGTTGAACACGGTGACGGTCCTCCTGCCTCCGCTTCGGGAACGGCCTGAAGACATTCCTTTACTGGCTGAGTTCTTTCTCGCGCGGTACGGCGACCAAAAAGAAATTCCCGTCACGTCTTTTTCTTCCACCGCGATGCACGCGTTGGTCCAGTATTTCTGGCCGGGAAACGTGCGTGAGCTGGAACATGTCGTAGAGCGCGCGGTGGCACTGGCCTCACACGCGATTCTCTCAATCGACGATCTTCCTCCCGAAGTGCTTCACAAAAACGGGCGCAGTTCTGATCCCATGAACATTTCCCCGGGAACTCTTAAGGCGCTGCAGAGGGACCAGGTACTCAAAATGCTGGAATCGGCGCACGGCAACAAGGAGCGGACGGCGCGTTTGCTCGGCATCAGCAGGCGAACACTTTATCGTCTTCTCGAACGATATAATCTCGGCAAAACTCAGGCGTGGACCGAGACCAACACGTCGGATCATAACGGGTCCTGA
- a CDS encoding sensor histidine kinase, whose protein sequence is MRQDMRMQTTSQHSMMHSTTLVDRFDEAEMFRKWFKLDGIMAWFIVTGAMLVALSIVVMALLESEVVNKAGAHNRQVAFLRIAEFMGDMIGKTGGIRDVAKLQELIQDVHEIRAGVKRLSVFEITPDSSPLIFSTDPKAVPHALDLHERTEVQAGRSVMQLDESSTERGWRITAPITIDGKVVGALRGLYSVKEYDDLIKQELALSETIGIGVVIITSVTFLFLIRIKLHRPVQRLLIAMRNVESGNLSSDVSIEGPVEIKELTTQFNRMLSARRRAWSEKDRLLMEVRHFNETLQKRVADATEELQQANLELVEARIAIERSQRLAALGELSATVAHELGNPLNALSGHLQMLNHANDSSSRQRHLAIIRSEVDRMVAVIRQVLNQTRVRLRSAPLNLNSTIHEVLSLLSPGMTRRQVTFKTDLQGDLPLVAGDPNALHGLVFNLVSNAKQAMPSGGELTIRTRAACGTELPGTVVVSEGALINGTAVRLTIVDTGYGIPPEHLSRIFEPFFTTRHKHGGTGLGLAICHRVVTDSGGRLAVKSEVGQGTEFTVDLPIWKKREVRECH, encoded by the coding sequence TGGTCGACCGATTCGACGAGGCCGAGATGTTCAGGAAGTGGTTTAAGCTCGACGGTATCATGGCCTGGTTCATCGTCACCGGAGCCATGCTTGTCGCGCTGTCGATCGTCGTCATGGCGCTGCTTGAAAGTGAGGTTGTCAATAAGGCGGGAGCGCATAATCGACAAGTTGCGTTTCTCCGCATCGCGGAGTTTATGGGCGACATGATCGGCAAGACGGGAGGAATCCGAGACGTTGCGAAACTACAGGAGCTTATCCAAGACGTTCATGAGATCCGAGCCGGTGTGAAGCGTCTTTCGGTATTCGAAATCACGCCCGACTCCAGCCCCCTCATTTTCTCCACCGACCCGAAGGCGGTGCCCCACGCGTTGGATCTTCATGAAAGGACCGAGGTTCAGGCAGGACGCTCGGTCATGCAGCTCGATGAATCGTCGACGGAGCGCGGTTGGCGCATTACAGCCCCGATTACGATCGACGGCAAGGTTGTCGGAGCATTGCGGGGTCTCTATTCGGTAAAGGAGTATGATGATCTCATCAAACAGGAACTGGCTTTGTCCGAAACAATCGGCATCGGCGTCGTCATCATCACATCGGTGACCTTTTTGTTCCTGATCCGGATCAAGCTCCATCGGCCGGTTCAGCGATTGTTGATCGCCATGCGAAATGTGGAGTCTGGAAACTTGTCAAGCGATGTGTCGATCGAAGGCCCCGTCGAAATCAAAGAACTGACGACTCAGTTCAATCGCATGCTGTCCGCGCGCAGGCGAGCGTGGTCGGAAAAAGATCGTCTTCTGATGGAAGTTCGGCATTTCAACGAGACGCTTCAGAAGCGGGTGGCGGACGCGACCGAGGAACTGCAGCAAGCCAACCTGGAACTGGTCGAGGCAAGGATCGCGATCGAACGCAGCCAGCGCTTGGCGGCGCTGGGCGAGTTGTCCGCGACGGTGGCTCATGAATTGGGCAACCCCTTAAATGCCCTCTCCGGTCATCTACAAATGCTCAATCATGCGAACGATTCCTCGAGCCGGCAACGACATCTTGCCATCATCCGATCCGAGGTCGACCGCATGGTGGCCGTCATCAGACAGGTGTTGAATCAAACCCGCGTGCGTCTCCGGTCGGCTCCCCTGAACCTCAACAGCACCATCCACGAAGTGCTGTCCCTGCTCTCACCGGGAATGACGAGACGACAGGTTACCTTCAAGACCGACTTGCAAGGAGATCTCCCACTGGTCGCCGGCGACCCAAATGCCTTGCACGGACTGGTGTTCAACTTGGTCTCCAATGCCAAACAAGCGATGCCGTCCGGGGGGGAATTGACGATCCGAACACGCGCCGCGTGCGGCACCGAGCTTCCCGGCACGGTCGTTGTGAGTGAAGGAGCTCTCATTAACGGCACGGCGGTTCGCCTGACAATCGTCGATACGGGGTATGGAATCCCTCCGGAACACTTGTCTCGAATCTTCGAGCCGTTTTTCACGACACGGCACAAGCATGGCGGAACCGGACTCGGCTTGGCGATTTGTCACCGGGTGGTGACCGACAGCGGCGGCCGGCTCGCCGTAAAAAGTGAGGTGGGGCAGGGAACGGAATTCACTGTCGATCTGCCTATTTGGAAGAAGCGGGAGGTCCGGGAATGTCACTAA